One Pullulanibacillus sp. KACC 23026 DNA segment encodes these proteins:
- a CDS encoding YdcF family protein: protein MYISQLSEADLTDERMADLLFKGIEDDQKSGDCIFVVGSSKALQYRLPKAVELYQQGRAGKLLFSGGMRWEEGGLPEALTLKNEAIALGVPETDILIEDGSLNTLENVVASLLVLDRAFHLYAIKRLLVVTTSYHMRRLHLTLKTYMPKWIEFTLCQANDTNTNKNNWFLTEKGRRRVRTECLKLIKYVKQGALVDLDLGDL from the coding sequence TTGTATATTTCCCAATTAAGTGAAGCGGATCTGACAGACGAACGGATGGCCGATTTGTTATTTAAAGGGATTGAGGATGATCAAAAATCTGGTGATTGTATCTTTGTTGTAGGAAGCAGCAAGGCGCTTCAATATCGTTTACCTAAAGCGGTAGAGCTTTATCAACAAGGGAGAGCCGGAAAGCTATTATTCTCTGGCGGTATGCGATGGGAGGAAGGCGGTTTACCTGAAGCACTCACATTAAAGAATGAAGCCATAGCATTAGGGGTGCCGGAGACCGACATTTTAATAGAAGACGGGTCATTGAATACATTAGAAAATGTCGTGGCTTCCTTATTGGTATTGGACAGAGCGTTTCACTTATATGCGATTAAACGTCTATTAGTCGTAACCACTTCGTATCATATGAGAAGGCTTCACTTAACATTAAAAACCTATATGCCCAAATGGATTGAATTTACCTTGTGCCAGGCCAATGATACAAATACAAATAAGAATAATTGGTTTCTTACTGAAAAAGGGAGAAGGCGAGTGCGAACAGAATGCTTAAAGCTAATCAAATATGTGAAACAAGGCGCTCTCGTGGATCTTGATCTTGGTGACCTGTAG
- a CDS encoding class I SAM-dependent methyltransferase, whose translation MENENKGNVQHQFGKSAASYVNSPIHKEGRDLKKLVEIADTVGTEELLDIATGGGHTANAFASLVKQVTALDLTKEMLEAAEQFITGNGHQNVKFVSGDAESLPFPNQSFDLVTCRIAAHHFPHVQAFISEVARVLRTNGQFLLDDNVVPESDVLDQFYNQLEKMRDYSHFRAWKKSEWIRMLETSGLVIQEWHRFEKTFQFAPWCDRMNLSPTDKDALTQFLLNSSHEMKQKFEVVIENDIIQSFKGEAFVLKATKPSN comes from the coding sequence ATGGAAAATGAAAATAAAGGGAATGTTCAACATCAATTTGGAAAAAGTGCAGCTTCATACGTTAATAGTCCCATACACAAAGAGGGGAGAGATCTTAAGAAGTTAGTTGAGATCGCCGACACGGTCGGGACGGAAGAACTTCTCGATATTGCGACAGGCGGCGGCCATACGGCTAATGCCTTTGCTTCTCTTGTAAAACAAGTGACAGCGCTTGATTTAACGAAAGAAATGCTTGAAGCAGCTGAACAATTTATTACAGGGAATGGGCATCAGAATGTGAAATTTGTGTCGGGCGATGCGGAAAGTCTTCCTTTTCCTAATCAATCTTTTGATCTCGTAACGTGCCGAATTGCGGCGCATCATTTCCCACATGTCCAAGCTTTTATTTCTGAAGTCGCGCGCGTGCTTCGAACAAATGGTCAATTTCTGCTTGATGATAATGTGGTTCCGGAATCGGATGTATTGGATCAATTTTATAATCAATTAGAGAAAATGCGGGATTATAGTCATTTTCGAGCTTGGAAAAAGTCAGAGTGGATTCGAATGCTGGAAACAAGCGGGTTGGTTATCCAAGAATGGCACCGATTTGAGAAGACCTTTCAATTTGCACCTTGGTGTGACCGCATGAACCTTTCCCCTACTGATAAAGACGCTTTAACCCAATTTCTATTAAACAGTTCCCATGAAATGAAGCAAAAGTTTGAGGTGGTAATTGAAAATGACATCATCCAATCCTTTAAAGGAGAAGCATTTGTCTTAAAGGCTACAAAACCAAGTAACTAA
- a CDS encoding ABC transporter permease subunit, translating into MDVSVTPFNIKSTPSTLFQAIQTVPISLVLYFILQPAIFDNDKYVFFMDVIRYSGGYSQYPPTTLWDVVLFETILLTAVSVPLVSKMFADEARDLLKKEYVNVSKTLGASKWTQIRKHVLPELMPNVFVVWIQPIIQALLMIGQLGVLQLYFGGTDVIRRAMETDVIPRTNEWSGFIGYQYQNFGAPPMDRTDPACLLLFSYFVI; encoded by the coding sequence TTGGATGTATCTGTCACCCCGTTCAACATTAAAAGCACACCCTCAACCCTGTTTCAAGCGATTCAAACGGTTCCGATTTCCTTAGTCCTCTATTTTATCCTGCAGCCGGCTATTTTTGATAACGATAAATATGTCTTCTTTATGGATGTCATTCGATATTCCGGCGGTTATTCCCAGTATCCGCCTACAACTCTCTGGGATGTTGTCCTATTCGAAACGATACTGCTTACAGCGGTATCCGTTCCCCTCGTAAGCAAAATGTTTGCCGATGAGGCACGCGATTTACTAAAAAAGGAGTATGTCAATGTCTCGAAAACATTAGGTGCCAGTAAATGGACACAAATTCGAAAGCATGTCCTGCCAGAGCTTATGCCAAACGTGTTTGTCGTCTGGATCCAGCCAATCATTCAAGCTTTATTAATGATTGGCCAGCTCGGTGTTCTCCAGCTCTACTTTGGCGGGACCGATGTCATTAGGAGGGCCATGGAAACGGACGTTATTCCTAGAACTAACGAGTGGTCGGGCTTTATAGGCTACCAGTATCAGAATTTTGGTGCCCCCCCCATGGACCGTACTGATCCCGCTTGCCTTCTTCTTTTTAGTTATTTTGTCATATAA
- a CDS encoding GNAT family N-acetyltransferase — protein sequence MTIRKASLSDLSEITRLCLPLGYPVSEKEISSRVDQILNDNDHAVFVFETNEGLETLSGWIHIFGKHLIELEYAEIGGLVVDIEKRRQRIGERLMRRCEEWAKEKGYEEIRLRSGGQRKEAHAFYEKIGYQNINWQQLFKRQL from the coding sequence ATGACCATTAGAAAGGCTAGTCTAAGTGATCTGTCTGAAATCACACGCCTTTGTTTGCCATTAGGTTATCCCGTGTCAGAGAAAGAAATTTCCTCGCGTGTAGATCAAATATTAAACGACAATGATCATGCGGTTTTCGTGTTTGAAACCAATGAAGGTTTAGAAACTCTATCTGGCTGGATCCACATTTTTGGGAAACACTTGATTGAACTGGAATATGCCGAAATTGGTGGATTAGTGGTTGATATTGAAAAAAGGCGGCAACGAATAGGCGAGAGGTTAATGAGAAGATGTGAAGAGTGGGCGAAAGAAAAGGGGTATGAAGAAATCAGATTACGTTCAGGTGGACAGAGAAAAGAAGCCCATGCTTTTTATGAAAAAATCGGCTATCAAAACATTAATTGGCAGCAATTATTTAAACGACAACTTTAA
- a CDS encoding GNAT family protein — translation MCLSSGRLHLREFKEDDWVAVHQYASQDIVCRYQTWGPNREEDSKAFVNQVMSAAIQEPRTRFAFAIIYDSSMIGAGELTIRDSINKAGEMGYIVNPNYWGKGIATEAAKLLIHYGFETLQLHRIYATCDPRNIGSAKVLKKVGMTQEGRMRDHLLIKDGWRDSLLHSILEHEWKKQ, via the coding sequence ATTTGTCTTTCGAGTGGTCGGCTGCATTTACGAGAATTTAAGGAAGATGACTGGGTGGCTGTTCATCAGTATGCCTCTCAAGACATCGTTTGTCGCTATCAGACTTGGGGACCTAACCGTGAAGAGGACTCGAAGGCATTTGTAAATCAAGTGATGAGTGCGGCCATTCAAGAACCGAGAACAAGATTTGCTTTTGCTATTATTTATGATTCGTCAATGATTGGTGCCGGGGAATTAACGATTAGAGATTCCATTAACAAAGCCGGTGAAATGGGCTATATAGTAAACCCAAATTATTGGGGGAAAGGAATTGCAACAGAGGCTGCAAAACTATTGATTCATTATGGGTTTGAAACACTTCAACTCCACAGGATCTATGCCACCTGCGATCCAAGAAACATTGGATCGGCCAAAGTTTTAAAAAAGGTTGGGATGACCCAGGAAGGGAGAATGCGTGATCATTTGTTAATCAAAGATGGATGGAGAGATTCATTGCTACATAGTATCTTAGAACACGAATGGAAGAAACAATGA